In the Deltaproteobacteria bacterium genome, one interval contains:
- a CDS encoding DsbA family protein, which produces MLRLTAGCLLLLLSLFLAGAVPAMGADPATGQRSKEEIGEIIREYLLNNPEVIFEAAARHQEKQRQLQAQRDRALLKQHRQALLADPDSFVGGNPDGDVTLVEFFDYRCGYCKRFAPALEKIKKQDPKLRVVYKEFPVLGPDSIRGAQAALAARNQGRYVEFHEALMRVRGNSLDEKTLMRVARSVGLDTERLKKDMENPKIQDIIGKTLKLARTLSINGTPAIIVGNQIARGMVPLAELSRMIAKARAEGS; this is translated from the coding sequence ATGTTGCGACTCACGGCAGGATGTCTGCTGCTCTTGCTCTCGCTTTTTCTTGCGGGCGCGGTGCCGGCCATGGGCGCCGATCCGGCGACGGGGCAGCGCTCGAAAGAGGAGATCGGGGAGATCATCCGCGAATACCTGCTCAACAACCCGGAAGTGATCTTCGAAGCGGCGGCGCGACACCAGGAGAAGCAACGGCAGCTACAGGCCCAGCGCGACCGGGCTCTCCTGAAGCAGCACCGGCAGGCGCTCCTGGCGGATCCGGACTCGTTCGTGGGGGGCAACCCGGACGGCGACGTGACCCTGGTGGAGTTCTTCGACTACCGCTGCGGCTACTGCAAGCGGTTCGCTCCCGCCCTGGAGAAGATCAAGAAACAGGACCCGAAGCTCCGGGTGGTTTACAAGGAGTTTCCAGTCCTGGGACCCGACTCGATAAGAGGAGCCCAGGCGGCGCTGGCGGCGCGGAACCAGGGACGCTACGTCGAGTTTCACGAGGCCTTGATGCGCGTCAGGGGGAACTCCCTTGACGAAAAGACCCTCATGCGCGTCGCGCGTTCGGTGGGTCTGGACACCGAACGGCTCAAGAAGGACATGGAGAACCCCAAGATACAGGACATCATCGGCAAGACCCTCAAACTTGCCAGGACGTTGAGCATCAACGGGACTCCCGCCATAATCGTCGGCAACCAGATCGCCCGGGGCATGGTGCCCCTTGCGGAGCTGAGCCGGATGATCGCCAAAGCCAGGGCCGAGGGTTCCTGA